The Treponema phagedenis DNA segment CAATTGATCGATAAAACTTTTATCGTTGTGAATATCTTCCGCAAACTTGTATAACCGAGCTTAAAATTTCTTCTTGACTTTTGCATCAAACGCATTAATCGATTCTTCTTTTTGTTTATTTTAAATTGCAGTTTTTTATTTTCTCTTGCCTGCTTTTATTTACACTTGATTCATTCTTTACCGATATGAAAAAAGCAGCTATAATCTAAACGGAAAAGACAGGTTTTATTTGTTTGAATTATTATTTTAAAGGATTTTTTATGCGGATATGTTTTAAAAAAATTTTAGCAGTGCTTCTGCTGGTTCTTAACACCGCAGTTATGCAGGCGGAAATATTCAGGTTCAAATTTAAAGACGGAGAGTCTTACCGGATTAATTCTTTGGTAATCGAGGATGTATTTGTAAACAATTTTTTTAGCCACACTGCGGAAATTACCAATAGAATAACCGTTGATATTTCCGATGTAAAACCGGAAAGCGCGGAAAATCGTCTTTCCGCCTTACACACCTGTACTTTTATGACTTCAGAGCGGAACTTACATAAAACTTTCCGCTGGGGCAGAAACTACGAAAGCGTTTTCAGAAGGGACGACCTCGGCGTATATACGATTGAGCCCAAATATTTTATGCCGGTGGTACGAAACGTGCCGGTTTTTCCAGAAAAAGACTTAAAACCCGGCGACACTTGGGAATTTGAAGGAGAAGAAGCGCACGACCTGCGGGACGGATTTGATATTCAAACTCCTTTTCGGGTGCCTTTTACCGTAGCATATACTTATAAAGGAGAAATTGAAAAAGGCGGAAAAAAATATCATCATATTATTGCGGAATACAATTTACTGTATAATGTTCCGCCGCAGCTTATTGCAAAAAATCAGCATAAACTTCCCACCCTCTATCCGGTACGCACAATCGGCTATTCAAAGCAGGATTTATACTGGGACAATGAGGCGGGCAACCTGCCAAAATATACTGAAACCTTCAAAATTCAGCTCATGCTCAATTCGGGGCGAACGCTGACTTATGAAGGCACCGCTTCAGCTGAAATTACCGAAACAAAAAAACTGGACAAGGCAGCAGTTGCCGAAGATTTAACTCAAAAAATAGAAGAGCTCGGCATCGAAAATACCACTATCAGCCAAACAGACGAAGGAATTACCATCAGCATTGAAAACATTCAGTTTGAGGCCGATTCTGCGCGGCTTTTGTCTTCCGAAAAAGAAAAGCTGCAAAAAATCGGACGCTTATTGCAGGACTTTCCCGATAAAGAGCTGCTTATTTCCGGACATACCGCCCTGCGCGGCACCGCTGCGGAACGCCAAAAACTTTCAGAAGAACGGGCGGACTCCGTTGCGCGCTATCTTGAAGAAATAGGCATTCGCGATACGCAACACCTTTACACCCGCGGTTTTGGAGCTCGTCGTCCCCTTGCCCCCAACACCAACGAAGAAAACCGGGCAAGAAACCGCCGTGTTGAAATAACCATTTTGGAAAAATAAAATCCACCTCCTTTTTGGACCTATTTTTTGCATAAGCATTATAAACCGCACCCACTTACGCAAGAAAAATACAAACGTAGATTTGACGGCACTACTACAGCGTTTTTTTAATAACTCGATCCGTTTTTTTTAA contains these protein-coding regions:
- a CDS encoding OmpA family protein; this translates as MRICFKKILAVLLLVLNTAVMQAEIFRFKFKDGESYRINSLVIEDVFVNNFFSHTAEITNRITVDISDVKPESAENRLSALHTCTFMTSERNLHKTFRWGRNYESVFRRDDLGVYTIEPKYFMPVVRNVPVFPEKDLKPGDTWEFEGEEAHDLRDGFDIQTPFRVPFTVAYTYKGEIEKGGKKYHHIIAEYNLLYNVPPQLIAKNQHKLPTLYPVRTIGYSKQDLYWDNEAGNLPKYTETFKIQLMLNSGRTLTYEGTASAEITETKKLDKAAVAEDLTQKIEELGIENTTISQTDEGITISIENIQFEADSARLLSSEKEKLQKIGRLLQDFPDKELLISGHTALRGTAAERQKLSEERADSVARYLEEIGIRDTQHLYTRGFGARRPLAPNTNEENRARNRRVEITILEK